The following coding sequences lie in one Periophthalmus magnuspinnatus isolate fPerMag1 chromosome 24, fPerMag1.2.pri, whole genome shotgun sequence genomic window:
- the aldh8a1 gene encoding 2-aminomuconic semialdehyde dehydrogenase, producing the protein MAVTSQKSSYLVLENFIGGDFVSCAKHLDSYDPSTGEVYCKVPDSGPEEVEAAVRAAKKAFPEWSSRSPEQRAQILNKLADLIEERLFEFAQAESRDQGKTVTFARNVDIPRSVYNFRFFASSVLHHTTDCSQMDHLGCLNYTIRCPVGVAGLISPWNLPLYLLTWKIAPAIATGNTVVAKPSEMTSVTAWMMCKLMQKAGVPPGVVNIVFGTGPRAGDALVGHPDVPLVSFTGSTLTAQRITERSAPHCKKLSLELGGKNPAIIFADADLDQCIETTVRSSFSNQGEICLCTSRIYVERSIYKTFLEKFVAAARKWKTGVPSDPSNNNGALISREHLEKVRNFVALAKSEGGTVHCGEGVDMLDLPAANVNGYFMPATVISGLSDSSTVMQEEIFGPVTCVSPFDTEDEAVAKGNGVRYGLAATVWSQDVGKVHRMARRLQAGLVWSNCWLVRDLNLPFGGMKNSGVGREGGKDSYHFFTEVKTITIKH; encoded by the exons GTGGAAGCAGCTGTAAGAGCAGCTAAGAAGGCCTTTCCTGAGTGGTCTTCTCGCAGCCCAGAGCAGCGCGCTCAGATACTCAACAAACTGGCTGACCTCATTGAGGAGAGACTGTTTGAGTTTGCTCAGGCAGAATCCAGAGATCAAG GTAAAACTGTGACCTTTGCAAGAAATGTGGATATTCCCAGATCTGTGTACAACTTTCGCTTCTTTGCCTCCTCTGTTCTCCATCACACTACGGACTGCAGTCAAATGGATCACCTTGGCTGCCTCAACTACACCATTCGCTGCCCTGTTGGTGTGG CGGGTTTGATCAGCCCCTGGAACCTGCCCCTGTACCTGCTCACCTGGAAGATTGCTCCTGCCATCGCCACAGGAAACACTGTGGTGGCCAAACCCAGTGAGATGACATCTGTGACGGCCTGGATGATGTGCAAGCTCATGCAAAAGGCTG GTGTTCCTCCTGGAGTGGTTAACATAGTTTTCGGCACGGGCCCAAGAGCGGGCGATGCTCTGGTCGGTCATCCAGATGTTCCACTGGTTTCCTTCACCGGCTCCACACTGACAGCCCAGAGAATCACAGAGCGCAGCGCCCCTCACTGTAAGAAGCTCTCTCTGGAGCTGGGAGGAAAAAATCCTGCCATTATCTTTGCTGACGCAGACCTGGACCAGTGCATCGAGACAACTGTCCGCTCCAGTTTCTCCAATCAG GGAGAAATCTGCCTGTGCACAAGTAGGATTTATGTTGAAAGAAGTATATACAAAACTTTTCTGGAAAAGTTTGTGGCTGCTGCAAGAAAGTGGAAGACCGGAGTACCATCTGACCCCAGCAACAACAACGGAGCACTGATCAGCAGAGAACACCTGGAGAAG GTTCGCAATTTCGTGGCTCTGGCCAAATCCGAGGGGGGCACTGTGCACTGCGGAGAGGGCGTGGACATGCTGGACCTGCCCGCAGCTAATGTTAATGGCTACTTCATGCCTGCCACTGTTATCTCGGGCCTGTCCGACTCCTCCACAGTGATGCAGGAGGAGATCTTTGGTCCAGTCACCTGCGTCAGCCCTTTTGACACCGAGGACGAAGCTGTCGCCAAGGGTAACGGGGTGCGCTACGGGCTGGCAGCAACAGTATGGTCTCAGGATGTGGGTAAGGTGCACCGCATGGCTAGGAGGCTGCAGGCTGGACTGGTGTGGTCCAATTGCTGGCTGGTACGGGATCTTAATCTGCCATTTGGGGGCATGAAGAACTCTGGGGTGGGACGCGAAGGGGGAAAGGATTCTTaccactttttcaccgaagtcAAGACCATTACCATCAAGCACTAA